A genomic segment from Bacillaceae bacterium S4-13-56 encodes:
- a CDS encoding TVP38/TMEM64 family protein — MILSVFNFNEIQTLIEDEKYYESILQILESYEKLGPLPGILLPFSEAFLPFLPAVVFVMANSMAYGLFQGFFLSWLGASLGSIAVFTIIRGLRDWKPIQFIRKNRQVQKVMYWVESHGFGPIFLLLCFPFSPSAVINTVAGLSRVNFQQFVLAVFLGKTLMIFTVSYIGTSITSFAESPVKSVVIGICILLFWFIGKYVERRLQRNRIKSESKSK, encoded by the coding sequence ATGATATTATCTGTGTTTAATTTTAATGAAATTCAAACTTTGATTGAAGATGAAAAATATTATGAGTCAATTCTACAAATATTAGAGAGCTATGAAAAACTGGGACCCTTACCTGGAATCCTTCTCCCCTTTTCGGAAGCTTTTTTACCTTTCCTTCCTGCAGTGGTTTTTGTTATGGCTAATTCCATGGCATATGGATTGTTTCAGGGATTCTTCCTTTCATGGTTAGGTGCATCTTTAGGTTCAATAGCTGTTTTCACCATTATTCGTGGCTTAAGAGATTGGAAGCCGATCCAATTTATTCGTAAAAATCGCCAGGTTCAAAAGGTGATGTATTGGGTGGAAAGCCATGGTTTCGGACCGATTTTTTTACTTTTGTGTTTTCCGTTCTCTCCCTCTGCCGTTATTAATACTGTAGCGGGATTATCAAGAGTAAACTTTCAACAATTTGTCTTAGCTGTTTTTTTGGGTAAGACTTTGATGATTTTTACTGTTTCATATATCGGTACAAGCATTACATCATTTGCAGAAAGTCCCGTTAAATCCGTGGTTATTGGGATCTGTATTTTATTGTTCTGGTTCATAGGAAAATATGTGGAACGGAGACTTCAAAGAAATAGAATTAAATCTGAATCAAAAAGTAAGTAA